In one Streptobacillus felis genomic region, the following are encoded:
- a CDS encoding IclR family transcriptional regulator — protein sequence MSVQSIDRAMNLLEILSQGTNISLSELCKKSKLNKTTTFRILHSLKENGYVKQNKKGQYSLTYKMFRVGNRVVQNIDFAQPAKSYITKLAVETNQTIHLVIRDGSQILYIDKFSPENTSNNMEWSKIGRRAPMHCTSAGKAILAYCSEEDIKNIWNQTDIIKYTARTIVNLETLMDNLKLAKKNGYAVEYEEYELGLYCIGCPIFNSKSEVCGSISISIPLSEKENSKSFLLKK from the coding sequence ATGTCTGTACAATCTATTGATAGAGCAATGAATTTACTTGAAATTTTATCACAAGGAACTAATATTTCATTGTCAGAATTATGCAAAAAAAGTAAATTAAATAAAACAACTACTTTTAGAATATTACATTCTTTAAAAGAAAATGGATATGTTAAACAAAATAAAAAAGGACAATATTCTTTAACATACAAGATGTTTAGAGTTGGAAATAGAGTAGTTCAAAATATTGATTTTGCACAACCTGCAAAAAGCTATATTACAAAATTAGCTGTTGAAACTAATCAAACTATACATTTAGTAATACGTGATGGAAGTCAAATACTTTATATAGATAAATTCTCTCCAGAGAATACTTCTAATAATATGGAATGGTCTAAAATAGGAAGACGTGCTCCTATGCATTGTACTTCAGCAGGAAAAGCTATATTAGCATATTGTAGTGAAGAAGACATTAAAAACATTTGGAATCAAACAGATATTATAAAATATACAGCTAGAACTATTGTTAATCTTGAAACATTAATGGATAATCTAAAATTGGCTAAGAAAAATGGTTATGCTGTAGAATACGAAGAATATGAATTAGGATTATATTGCATTGGTTGTCCAATTTTTAATTCTAAATCCGAAGTTTGTGGTTCTATTAGTATATCTATTCCTTTA